In Epilithonimonas zeae, a single window of DNA contains:
- the rseP gene encoding RIP metalloprotease RseP, which produces MELALKIFQFILSISILVTLHEIGHFLPAKWFKTKVDKFFLFFDPYFSIFAMKKINGKWQYKFFSKNQPTEEEVEINGKKITQPIDVSKLPDSDWRKQEGVKYGIGWLPMGGYVKIAGMVDESMDTAQLSKPAEPWEFRAKPAWQRLIIMLGGVTVNFFLAWLIYSCLSYFTGETYHDNSKFENGIAVSDAGKKMGLQTGDKILKIDGKPAERMETSTVNMLFADNVTVLRGGKEVTFPINEDGVAEVLHANEAKLYFMNRFPAVVDTLTPNMPAIKAGLKKGDKIVGVNGQKTEFYDQVTDALKANKGGEISLDIIRNDQPITIKAKANQEGKLGFGPNFQLAQSYLNKSETTKNYSFLQAIPRGFTRTIDVLAMQIKQFKIIFNTKTQGYKKVGGPIAIVNNMHVEKSKDGNFSIDWEFFWGFTAMFSVWLAFLNLIPIPGLDGGHVLFTLWEIITRKPVPQKILENAQMVGVIFLLGLMALIFGNDIVKVVAQFFSQKN; this is translated from the coding sequence ATGGAATTAGCATTAAAGATATTTCAGTTTATCCTGAGCATTTCTATCCTTGTAACTTTACACGAAATCGGGCACTTTCTGCCAGCGAAATGGTTTAAAACCAAAGTAGACAAATTCTTTTTATTTTTTGACCCGTATTTTTCCATCTTCGCGATGAAGAAAATCAATGGAAAATGGCAATATAAATTCTTTTCAAAAAATCAGCCTACTGAAGAAGAGGTTGAAATCAATGGCAAAAAAATAACACAACCGATCGATGTTTCCAAATTACCGGACAGCGATTGGAGAAAGCAAGAAGGTGTAAAATATGGCATCGGATGGTTGCCAATGGGTGGTTATGTGAAAATTGCCGGAATGGTGGACGAAAGTATGGACACTGCACAGCTTTCTAAACCTGCTGAACCTTGGGAGTTCCGTGCAAAACCGGCCTGGCAGAGACTCATTATTATGTTGGGTGGTGTAACGGTTAATTTCTTTTTAGCCTGGTTGATCTACTCTTGCCTGTCTTACTTCACAGGAGAAACTTATCACGATAATTCGAAATTCGAGAATGGAATTGCGGTTTCTGACGCTGGTAAAAAAATGGGATTGCAAACAGGAGATAAAATCTTGAAAATAGACGGAAAACCAGCAGAAAGAATGGAAACCTCAACCGTTAATATGCTTTTTGCTGATAACGTAACTGTTCTAAGAGGTGGAAAAGAAGTGACTTTCCCAATCAATGAGGATGGTGTTGCTGAAGTTCTACACGCTAACGAGGCAAAACTTTATTTTATGAATCGTTTCCCTGCTGTGGTCGATACTTTAACTCCAAATATGCCTGCAATAAAAGCTGGGTTGAAAAAAGGAGACAAAATTGTTGGCGTAAACGGACAGAAAACAGAATTCTATGACCAAGTTACCGATGCTTTAAAGGCAAATAAAGGAGGAGAAATCAGTTTAGATATTATTAGAAATGATCAACCTATTACAATCAAAGCTAAGGCAAATCAGGAAGGAAAATTAGGATTTGGTCCTAACTTCCAATTGGCTCAAAGTTATCTGAACAAAAGCGAGACCACGAAAAATTATTCTTTCTTACAAGCAATTCCAAGAGGATTCACCAGAACTATTGATGTGTTGGCAATGCAGATTAAGCAGTTTAAAATTATTTTCAATACCAAAACGCAAGGTTATAAAAAGGTTGGAGGTCCTATCGCCATCGTGAATAATATGCACGTTGAAAAAAGCAAGGATGGAAACTTTTCTATCGATTGGGAGTTTTTCTGGGGCTTTACAGCGATGTTCTCTGTTTGGTTGGCATTCCTTAATTTAATTCCAATTCCAGGATTAGACGGTGGTCACGTCTTGTTTACATTATGGGAAATCATCACAAGAAAACCAGTTCCGCAGAAAATTTTGGAAAATGCGCAAATGGTAGGTGTAATTTTCTTATTAGGCCTTATGGCGTTAATATTTGGAAATGACATAGTTAAGGTCGTAGCGCAATTTTTCAGTCAAAAAAATTAA
- a CDS encoding Pr6Pr family membrane protein — protein MKQKLALFLAILGWISIILQFYLMMETRTISRLESVIRFFSYFTILTNMILAISFSVQAFKKETIRILTPITVYITIVGLVYQILLRHTWSPTGLQMIVDELLHTIIPALAIIYWFFYEDNKLNYNQIPKWLIFPLLYLFYILIRGHYSGFYPYPFVDVSKFGLNQVLINSGLLIVVFILFCALFVWIKQPKSKVIE, from the coding sequence ATGAAACAAAAACTGGCGTTATTTCTCGCAATTTTAGGATGGATATCAATTATCCTGCAGTTTTATTTGATGATGGAAACAAGAACCATTTCCAGGCTTGAATCTGTCATTCGGTTTTTCAGTTACTTTACGATTTTGACTAATATGATTTTAGCGATTTCATTTTCTGTTCAGGCGTTCAAAAAGGAGACAATCAGAATTTTGACGCCTATTACTGTTTACATCACTATTGTTGGCTTAGTTTATCAGATTCTTTTGAGACACACCTGGAGCCCGACTGGACTTCAAATGATTGTTGATGAACTATTACATACTATCATTCCAGCATTGGCGATTATTTATTGGTTTTTCTATGAGGATAATAAACTTAATTATAACCAAATTCCGAAGTGGCTGATATTTCCTTTGTTGTATTTGTTTTACATTCTCATTCGTGGACATTATTCAGGTTTTTATCCTTATCCGTTTGTAGATGTATCAAAATTCGGATTAAATCAAGTATTGATCAATTCGGGGCTTTTAATCGTTGTGTTTATTTTATTCTGTGCTCTTTTTGTTTGGATCAAGCAACCGAAATCTAAAGTGATAGAATAA
- a CDS encoding DUF3667 domain-containing protein — translation MKICKNCGHRFEGKFCNHCGQTAETKRLNFQYLRHQLTHSLFHINAGLFYTIKQLFLRPGHAIRDYLEGKRVDYVTPFSFVLILTGFYILLCHWLHINLFSASEESLKSGIGSGKSLNLDEWFLSHFSWVTLATIPLYTMGTWICFHNKGYNFVEYLVLNTYKAGQRLIVQIVFLPFIFLIKHSLNIGTVMLIVYLIDLGLHFWTNLQFFKPMKALNIIVRSIFSHLIMTILVGLAVLIFIVVMSL, via the coding sequence ACCACTGCGGACAAACTGCGGAAACCAAAAGACTCAATTTCCAATATCTGAGACATCAACTAACGCACAGTCTTTTTCACATCAATGCTGGTTTGTTTTATACAATCAAACAATTATTTCTAAGACCGGGACACGCTATCAGAGATTATCTTGAAGGAAAAAGAGTGGATTACGTCACGCCATTTTCGTTTGTTCTGATATTGACAGGGTTTTATATTTTGCTTTGTCATTGGCTTCACATCAACTTATTCTCAGCATCAGAAGAGTCTTTGAAATCCGGAATTGGTTCAGGAAAATCTTTGAACCTTGATGAATGGTTTTTGTCGCATTTCAGTTGGGTAACTTTGGCTACTATTCCTTTATATACAATGGGAACCTGGATTTGCTTTCATAACAAAGGTTACAATTTTGTAGAATATCTTGTTCTGAATACTTACAAAGCTGGGCAGAGGCTGATTGTGCAGATTGTCTTTTTACCGTTTATTTTCCTGATCAAACATTCTCTCAATATTGGAACTGTGATGCTGATTGTTTATTTGATTGATTTGGGATTGCACTTTTGGACGAATCTTCAGTTTTTCAAACCAATGAAGGCGTTAAATATTATTGTTAGGTCAATTTTCAGTCATTTGATTATGACAATATTGGTTGGATTAGCGGTTTTAATCTTTATAGTTGTGATGTCATTATAA